The Rana temporaria chromosome 4, aRanTem1.1, whole genome shotgun sequence genome contains a region encoding:
- the TM4SF19 gene encoding transmembrane 4 L6 family member 19 codes for MCVRKCSQINGLCLTILALLSVTLNLFLLFPNLDGSYLKKDQISIYARRMPGVWAGGLMVLLVGIQSTVVGFKVKRLSCFGTCCHMLLSGIFSILAMAGAATSLVISAAGLFSGPYCLYQVEGEATPQWGYPYITIGVPVFNTSTSLSLPNISTRTKACIEPPDIETWNSHFLISLCLINTFQLVLCLSQLVNSFLGMLVGNCDRKKDSPITL; via the exons ATGTGTGTGAGGAAGTGCTCCCAAATTAATGGCCTCTGCCTAACTATCCTGGCCTTACTATCTGTAACGTTAAACCTTTTCCTCCTCTTCCCCAACCTTGATGGGTCCTATCTGAAAAAAGATCAGATCAGCATCTATGCTAGGAGGATGCCAGGAGTTTGGGCTGGTGGATTGATG gtGCTTCTGGTCGGTATACAATCCACAGTTGTGGGTTTTAAGGTGAAGAGACTCTCCTGCTTTGGCACATGCTGTCAT ATGCTGTTGTCTGGTATTTTCTCCATTCTAGCTATGGCTGGAGCTGCAACTTCCCTTGTCATCTCTGCTGCTGGATTGTTCAGTGGTCCATACTGCTTGTACCAGGTGGAAGGTGAAGCAACACCGCAGTGGGGTTATCCTTACATAACCATTGGAGTTCCAGTCTTCAACACTAG CACATCACTCTCCTTACCCAACATCTCCACCAGGACGAAAGCCTGCATTGAACCACCAGATATAGAGACCTGGAACTCCCATTTCTTAATATCCCTGTGTCTAATTAACACATTTCAGCTTGTCCTGTGCCTCTCCCAGTTGGTGAATTCATTCTTAGGCATGCTTGTTGGAAATTGTGACCGGAAAAAG